Genomic segment of Tissierella sp.:
AAAAATGTAACTGAATAATATTCATAGGAGTTTAAGCTCTTTCTTACAGGATGGATATTGTTTTTAATAGAATCAGTTGTATAGGCTTTTCCTAATATTGTATTGATTTCTTCTACTAATTTATCTTTGTTTTCTTGTGATAATGAGTTATTTTCTATACTATCTCCAATAATCAATCTTTGGCTTATTTCAATATTATATTTATCAACTATATTGACTAAAATATTTCCCAAAGAAGTTGGAGAATTTTCTTCTGCTTCCACCTTCACAGCAGAGGAAGCCTTACCAATCAAGCTATCTTCATAACCCTTTAAAATTCTTAGGGTATAATCAAAATCTTCACTATGGCTAGATTTTATTGTAAGAACCTTAGACATTTCTTCATTACCTAAAAAAGATATTAGGTTTTGAGATTCCTTTGTATTATCTTCATCCACAATGACCACAGAAAAGATAGGATCATTTATTGCTGGTGTGAACATATCTTGTTGTACATAACCCATTACTAGGGCAATTATTATTGGATAGATTGCATAGGATAAAACAAATGCTGGCAGTTCTCTTATTATTGATTTCAAAGATATCTTTAACCATGCTAATAATTTCATAATATCACCTAATCCCTTAGTTTCTTGCCTGTTAAGGCTAAGAATACTTCTTCTAGATTTGGCTCATCAACATTAATGCTCTTTATAGTAGAATTATTGGTTTCAAGTACCTTTAACAATGATTCGAGTCTAAATTTATCTTCATCAACTAATAGATTGATTTCATCATGGGAAGATTCACAATCTAGTACACCGCTTATTACTATAATATTATTTAATAGATCTTTATTAATATTATCAACTCTTAGGTTAACCTTATTATTGCTACTAATCATAGATTTAACTGTTTTTTTAGGTCCAAAAGCAATTTCTCTTCCTTCATCTATGATAAAGATATTATTGCAAAGGTGCTCTACTTCCTCCATGTAATGAGAAGTGTAAAGTATTGTAGTATTTTTCTCTTTATTTACACCTTTGATGAATTCGAAAATATGGTTTCTTGATTGAGGATCAATACCTACTGTAGGCTCATCAAGGATTAGTATCTTTGGTTCATGCATTATAGCTGCAGCCAAGTTTAACCTTCTCTTCATACCTCCAGAGAACTTCTTTACCTTATCTTTCCTCTTTTCAGTAAGACCTGTAATATCCAGTGCATAGTTAATCCTTTCCTTCAAAAGCTTTCCCTTTAGTCCATATAGACTAGCGAAAAACTCCAGGTTATCATATGCTGATACGGTTTCCATCAAAGCTAGTTCCTGTGGGACAAGACCTAGGAATTCCTTTGCCTTGATAGAATTCTTCTTTACATCAAATCCACCTATTGCTATATTTCCATTATTGGCATCCAGTAGCCCAGTCATTATATTGATTAAAGTAGATTTACCAGCACCATTTGGGCCTATTAGTCCAAAGATATCCCCTTTTGCTACAGTAAAGGAAATATTGTCCAATACAATCTTATCATCAAAATTTTTGCTGATATTATTTACTTCTATAATATTCATAAATATCGCCCCCTTAATTTAGTGAATATCTCTTCACTGTCTTCATTCTCATTATATTGCATAAAATAGAAAGTATATATTGCCCGAGGTAATGGAAAAGTAGTGACTAAAGTCACTACTTGGCAAAATTGTTTTTAAATGCAAAGACTACTATCTGAGTTCGATCTCTTAGTCCAAGCTTCGATAGAATTGTGCTTACATTATTTTTAATTGTACCTTCAGAGAGAAAAAGTTTTTCTCCTATTTCCTTATTAGAGAAACCATCAGATATATATTTAATGATATCACATTCTTTATGGCTTAAATCATATTCTTTACATATTTCTTCTGGATCAACTTTTATTGGGCTATAGTTTAGAATATCATTAGCTACATCTGGATGAATGACTATA
This window contains:
- a CDS encoding ABC transporter permease, which translates into the protein MKLLAWLKISLKSIIRELPAFVLSYAIYPIIIALVMGYVQQDMFTPAINDPIFSVVIVDEDNTKESQNLISFLGNEEMSKVLTIKSSHSEDFDYTLRILKGYEDSLIGKASSAVKVEAEENSPTSLGNILVNIVDKYNIEISQRLIIGDSIENNSLSQENKDKLVEEINTILGKAYTTDSIKNNIHPVRKSLNSYEYYSVTFLNFAFIIFLMSVIASDAIEKEIGLYNRIMSTAMTKFQYFNYGIMSNYLTMIIANLIYVGAYRISGLSFKGSLPILVLIVLVQSLMITVLGTLISTIFKKKYGLPLLQIFLVGQMILGGMIGPLHKWNSSPIFDFFAKYKPDAVIVNTYRNYIINNNISSISNYLLIMLCISMVLYLINLLAIQMKWGVSK
- a CDS encoding ABC transporter ATP-binding protein produces the protein MNIIEVNNISKNFDDKIVLDNISFTVAKGDIFGLIGPNGAGKSTLINIMTGLLDANNGNIAIGGFDVKKNSIKAKEFLGLVPQELALMETVSAYDNLEFFASLYGLKGKLLKERINYALDITGLTEKRKDKVKKFSGGMKRRLNLAAAIMHEPKILILDEPTVGIDPQSRNHIFEFIKGVNKEKNTTILYTSHYMEEVEHLCNNIFIIDEGREIAFGPKKTVKSMISSNNKVNLRVDNINKDLLNNIIVISGVLDCESSHDEINLLVDEDKFRLESLLKVLETNNSTIKSINVDEPNLEEVFLALTGKKLRD